A portion of the Streptomyces sp. NBC_00376 genome contains these proteins:
- a CDS encoding peptidylprolyl isomerase — protein MAEQLYATLKTNQGDIEVRLLPNHAPKTVKNFVELAKGEREWVHPETGQKSTDKLYDGTVFHRVISGFMIQGGDPLGNGTGGPGYEFADEFHPDLAFNKPYLLAMANAGPGTNGSQFFVTVSPTAWLTGKHTIFGEVTNDASKKVVDAIAATPTNARTDRPVQDVVIESVVIETR, from the coding sequence GTGGCTGAGCAGCTTTACGCCACCTTGAAGACCAACCAGGGCGACATCGAAGTCCGGCTCCTGCCGAACCACGCGCCCAAGACGGTCAAGAACTTCGTCGAGCTCGCCAAGGGCGAGCGCGAGTGGGTGCACCCCGAGACCGGTCAGAAGTCGACGGACAAGCTGTACGACGGCACCGTCTTCCACCGTGTCATCAGCGGCTTCATGATCCAGGGCGGTGACCCGCTCGGCAACGGCACCGGTGGCCCGGGGTACGAGTTCGCGGACGAGTTCCACCCCGACCTCGCCTTCAACAAGCCGTACCTGCTGGCCATGGCCAACGCCGGTCCGGGCACCAACGGCTCGCAGTTCTTCGTGACCGTTTCGCCGACCGCCTGGCTGACCGGCAAGCACACCATCTTCGGCGAGGTCACCAACGACGCCAGCAAGAAGGTCGTGGACGCCATCGCCGCCACCCCGACCAACGCCCGCACCGACCGCCCGGTGCAGGACGTCGTGATCGAGTCGGTCGTCATCGAGACCCGTTGA
- a CDS encoding DUF881 domain-containing protein, with the protein MSNSADSPQGPVRRTFRNPARVLTAAVFALAGLIFVTSANTAKGTNIRTDSSLLKLSDLIQQRSNKNAQLDETTAAVRDDIDALVGRDDGSTKAEEARLKELERAGGTTKLTGRSVSVTLNDAPPNATANPGYPDPQPNDLVIHQQDLQAVVNALWQGGARGIQVMDQRLISTSAVRCVGNTLILQGRVYSPPYKITAVGDPGKLKQALNDSPAISNYLLYVKAYGLGWKVDEHEAVTLPGYSGTVDLHYAEPVE; encoded by the coding sequence TTGAGCAATTCTGCCGACTCCCCCCAAGGGCCGGTCCGGCGCACCTTCCGGAACCCGGCCCGCGTGCTCACCGCTGCCGTCTTCGCCCTCGCCGGACTGATCTTCGTCACCAGCGCCAACACGGCCAAGGGCACCAACATCCGCACCGATTCCTCACTGCTGAAGCTCTCCGATCTCATCCAGCAGCGCAGCAACAAGAACGCCCAGCTGGACGAGACCACCGCGGCCGTGCGCGACGACATCGACGCCCTCGTCGGGCGGGACGACGGCAGCACCAAGGCGGAGGAAGCCCGGCTCAAGGAGCTGGAGCGGGCCGGGGGCACCACGAAGCTCACCGGCCGCTCGGTGTCCGTCACCCTCAACGACGCCCCGCCCAACGCCACCGCCAACCCCGGCTACCCCGACCCGCAACCCAATGACCTGGTCATCCACCAGCAGGACCTCCAGGCGGTCGTCAACGCTCTCTGGCAGGGCGGTGCCCGCGGCATCCAGGTCATGGACCAGCGGCTGATCTCCACCAGCGCGGTGCGCTGCGTCGGCAACACCCTGATCCTCCAGGGCCGGGTCTACTCACCGCCGTACAAGATCACCGCGGTCGGGGACCCGGGCAAGCTCAAGCAGGCGCTCAACGACTCCCCGGCGATCAGCAACTACCTGCTGTACGTGAAGGCGTACGGGCTCGGCTGGAAAGTCGACGAGCACGAGGCGGTGACTCTTCCCGGCTACTCGGGCACAGTGGACCTCCACTAT
- a CDS encoding IS110 family transposase, which yields MFEIEDVGVFLGLDVGKSAHHGHGLTPAGKKVFDKPLPNSEPKLRAVFEKLTAKFGTVLVIVDQPASIGALPLTVARDAGCRVAYLPGLAMRRIADLYPGEAKTDAKDAAVIADAARTMPHTLRSLELTDEITAELTVLTGFDQDLAAEATRTSNRIRGLLTQFHPSLERVLGPRLDHQAVTWLLERYGSPAALRKAGRRRLVELIRPKAPRMATRLIDEVFDALDEQTVVVPGTGTLDIVIPSLAGQLTAVHTQRRAMEAQINSLLEAHPLSKVLTSMPGVGVRTAAVLLVTVGDGTSFPSAAHLASYAGLAPTTKSSGTSIHGEHAPRGGNRQLKRAMFLSAFACMNADPASRTYYDKQRARGKTHTQALLRLARQRISVLFAMLRDGTFYESRVPETATA from the coding sequence ATGTTCGAGATCGAAGACGTGGGTGTGTTCCTCGGCCTGGACGTCGGAAAGTCCGCTCACCACGGCCACGGGCTGACCCCAGCCGGGAAGAAGGTCTTCGACAAGCCGCTGCCCAACAGCGAGCCGAAGCTGCGGGCCGTGTTCGAGAAGCTGACCGCGAAGTTCGGCACCGTCCTGGTCATCGTGGACCAGCCCGCCTCCATCGGCGCCCTGCCGTTGACCGTCGCCCGCGACGCCGGCTGCCGCGTCGCCTACCTGCCCGGCCTGGCCATGCGCCGGATCGCCGACCTCTACCCCGGCGAGGCCAAGACCGACGCGAAGGACGCGGCCGTGATCGCGGACGCCGCACGGACGATGCCGCACACCCTGCGCTCGCTGGAACTCACCGACGAGATCACCGCAGAGCTGACCGTGCTGACCGGCTTCGACCAGGACCTCGCCGCCGAGGCCACCCGCACCTCCAACCGGATACGCGGCCTGCTCACCCAGTTCCACCCCAGCCTGGAACGCGTCCTCGGCCCCCGCCTCGACCACCAGGCCGTGACCTGGCTGCTGGAACGCTACGGATCCCCGGCCGCCCTGCGCAAAGCCGGACGCCGCAGACTCGTGGAGCTGATCCGCCCGAAGGCCCCGCGCATGGCCACCCGGCTGATCGACGAGGTCTTCGACGCCCTGGACGAGCAGACCGTCGTCGTCCCCGGGACCGGCACCCTGGACATCGTGATCCCTTCCCTGGCCGGCCAGCTCACCGCCGTCCACACCCAGCGCCGGGCGATGGAAGCCCAGATCAACAGCCTGCTGGAGGCCCACCCTCTTTCCAAGGTCCTGACGTCGATGCCCGGCGTCGGTGTCAGGACCGCCGCAGTCCTGCTGGTCACCGTCGGCGACGGCACCAGCTTCCCGAGCGCCGCCCACCTGGCCTCCTACGCCGGACTCGCCCCGACCACGAAGTCGTCGGGCACCTCGATCCACGGCGAACACGCGCCCCGAGGCGGCAACCGCCAGCTCAAACGCGCCATGTTCCTCTCCGCCTTCGCCTGCATGAACGCCGACCCCGCCTCCCGCACCTACTACGACAAGCAACGCGCCCGCGGCAAAACCCACACCCAGGCCCTCCTCCGCCTCGCCCGCCAACGCATCAGCGTTCTGTTCGCCATGCTCCGCGACGGCACCTTCTACGAGTCACGAGTCCCCGAAACAGCTACCGCATGA
- a CDS encoding serine/threonine-protein kinase, giving the protein MGEVFAGRYELIDPIGRGGVGAVWRAWDHRRRRYVAAKVLQQSDAHTLLRFVREQALRIEHPHVLAPASWAADDDKVLFTMDLVSGGSLAHVIGDYGPLPPRFVCTLLDQLLSGLSTVHAEGVVHRDIKPANILMEATGTGRPHLRLSDFGISMRKGEPRLTETNYVVGTPGYFAPEQMMGAEPDFPADLFAVGLVALYLLQGRKPDAQALVEHFALHGTPSAPEGIPEPLWQVLAGLLQPDPQARFRTATGARKALTAAVEMLAEPGAEDEPVEVFDQLGPLPAGFGPDGPAPAPVQQEQQAQQAQHAQAAQQPYAQPPVPMSETGSFHLPPPPQQPTPPPQQAHPVTPHTPLPAQAAPPYATPAPEPSQAPTAAVQHEPALTRAYTVGQPQAVAQAHPPAPAPAHTPQRRPGPSPKVAVPVLLVALLCFAVGIWALTQS; this is encoded by the coding sequence ATGGGTGAGGTCTTCGCCGGTCGGTACGAACTGATCGATCCGATCGGACGTGGTGGGGTCGGCGCCGTCTGGCGGGCCTGGGACCACCGGCGCCGCCGCTATGTGGCGGCCAAGGTCCTCCAGCAGAGCGACGCGCACACACTGCTGCGCTTCGTCCGCGAGCAGGCGCTGCGGATCGAGCATCCGCATGTGCTCGCCCCGGCCAGCTGGGCGGCGGACGACGACAAGGTCCTGTTCACCATGGATCTGGTGAGCGGCGGTTCGCTGGCGCACGTCATAGGCGACTACGGGCCGCTGCCGCCCCGGTTCGTCTGCACGCTCCTCGACCAGCTGCTGTCCGGGCTGTCCACGGTGCATGCGGAGGGCGTCGTGCACCGGGACATCAAGCCGGCCAACATCCTGATGGAGGCGACCGGTACCGGACGGCCGCATCTGCGGCTGTCCGACTTCGGCATCTCCATGCGCAAGGGAGAGCCGCGCCTCACCGAGACCAACTATGTGGTGGGTACGCCGGGTTACTTCGCGCCCGAGCAAATGATGGGCGCGGAACCCGATTTCCCCGCGGACCTGTTCGCGGTCGGTCTTGTCGCGCTCTATCTGCTCCAGGGCAGGAAGCCCGACGCGCAGGCGCTCGTCGAGCACTTCGCCTTGCACGGCACGCCCTCCGCCCCGGAGGGGATTCCCGAGCCGTTGTGGCAGGTCCTCGCGGGGCTGTTGCAGCCGGATCCGCAGGCCCGCTTCCGTACGGCCACGGGTGCGCGCAAGGCGCTGACGGCGGCGGTCGAGATGCTGGCGGAGCCCGGGGCCGAGGACGAACCGGTCGAGGTCTTCGACCAACTCGGGCCGCTGCCCGCCGGTTTCGGCCCCGACGGACCGGCCCCGGCCCCCGTCCAACAGGAACAGCAGGCCCAACAGGCCCAGCACGCGCAAGCCGCCCAGCAGCCCTACGCCCAGCCGCCGGTCCCGATGTCGGAGACGGGCAGCTTCCACCTCCCGCCGCCTCCGCAGCAGCCCACACCGCCCCCCCAGCAGGCGCATCCGGTCACGCCTCACACCCCGCTCCCGGCGCAGGCGGCGCCCCCGTACGCCACTCCCGCCCCGGAGCCCTCGCAGGCGCCCACGGCCGCCGTGCAGCACGAACCGGCGCTCACCCGTGCGTACACCGTCGGACAGCCGCAGGCAGTGGCGCAGGCGCACCCACCGGCGCCTGCTCCGGCGCACACCCCGCAAAGGCGTCCGGGACCGTCCCCGAAGGTGGCGGTCCCGGTACTGCTGGTGGCATTGCTCTGTTTCGCGGTGGGCATCTGGGCGCTGACCCAGAGCTGA
- a CDS encoding DUF5324 family protein — MTRIDSVRAATDSAKDSVQHAAEVVAPYADTAKDQAAHLAHEARTRLAPKVSKAAQQARVQYDAHLAPRIELALTHVPPKVDEVGRRAALRTRQAARTAADYTVPRVEHAMAVAQPVAEEATARSAAALAALRSQVTAEEIRQLARKHERRARAGRLFKGLVVAGLVAGGVYAVWRWWDKQANPDWLVEPPAATEVSDRAPLTSVDGSGPSSLDSEVRARQAEAEADGTDGSEGPDGTNPDDRH, encoded by the coding sequence GTGACCCGCATCGACAGCGTGCGCGCCGCAACCGACTCGGCGAAGGACAGCGTGCAGCACGCCGCGGAAGTGGTGGCGCCCTACGCCGACACGGCCAAGGACCAGGCCGCACATCTCGCGCACGAGGCCCGCACGCGGCTCGCGCCGAAGGTGTCCAAGGCGGCCCAGCAGGCCCGCGTCCAGTACGACGCGCATCTGGCACCGCGTATCGAACTCGCCCTGACTCATGTGCCGCCCAAGGTCGACGAGGTCGGCCGGCGCGCCGCACTCCGTACCCGCCAGGCGGCCCGGACCGCAGCGGACTACACGGTGCCGCGCGTCGAGCACGCGATGGCCGTCGCCCAGCCGGTGGCCGAGGAGGCCACGGCCCGCAGCGCCGCCGCACTGGCCGCACTGCGCAGCCAGGTCACGGCCGAGGAGATCCGGCAGCTGGCCCGGAAGCATGAGCGGCGGGCGCGGGCCGGCCGGCTGTTCAAGGGGCTCGTCGTGGCCGGCCTCGTAGCGGGCGGCGTCTATGCCGTCTGGCGGTGGTGGGACAAGCAGGCCAACCCCGACTGGCTGGTCGAACCGCCCGCCGCCACCGAGGTCTCCGACCGTGCACCGCTGACCTCGGTCGACGGCAGCGGCCCGAGCTCGCTCGACTCCGAGGTCCGGGCCAGGCAGGCCGAGGCGGAGGCGGACGGGACGGACGGCTCGGAGGGCCCGGACGGCACCAACCCGGACGACCGCCACTGA
- the crgA gene encoding cell division protein CrgA → MPKSRIRKKADFTPPPAKQATNIKLTSRSWVAPVMLALFLIGLAWIVVFYVTDGDLPIKDLGNWNIVVGFGFIAGGFGVSTQWK, encoded by the coding sequence GTGCCGAAGTCACGTATCCGCAAGAAGGCCGACTTCACGCCCCCTCCGGCGAAGCAGGCAACCAACATAAAGCTGACCAGCCGCAGCTGGGTGGCGCCCGTGATGCTGGCGCTCTTCCTGATCGGTCTGGCCTGGATCGTCGTCTTCTACGTGACCGACGGCGATCTGCCGATCAAGGACCTGGGGAACTGGAACATCGTCGTCGGCTTCGGCTTCATCGCCGGCGGCTTCGGCGTCTCCACACAGTGGAAGTAG
- a CDS encoding helix-turn-helix domain-containing protein produces MDAAQQEATARARELQRSWYGEPLGALFRRLIDDLGLNQARLAAVLGLSAPMLSQLMSGQRAKIGNPAVVQRVQALQELAGQVADGSVSAGEATDRMEEIKKSQGGSVLTSTGQTSQTGGAPTVRRVVREIQSLMRSVAAAGDIIDAADSLAPTHPELAEFLRVYGAGRTADAVAHYEGHQS; encoded by the coding sequence ATGGACGCAGCGCAGCAAGAGGCAACGGCCAGAGCCAGAGAGCTTCAGCGCAGTTGGTACGGAGAGCCTCTCGGCGCGCTCTTCCGCCGCCTGATCGATGATCTCGGCCTGAACCAGGCCAGGCTCGCCGCCGTCCTCGGGCTGTCCGCCCCCATGCTCTCCCAGCTGATGAGCGGCCAGCGGGCGAAGATCGGCAACCCCGCGGTCGTCCAGCGGGTCCAGGCGCTCCAGGAGCTGGCCGGTCAGGTCGCGGACGGCAGCGTCAGCGCGGGCGAGGCCACCGACCGCATGGAAGAGATCAAGAAGTCCCAGGGCGGCTCCGTCCTGACCAGCACCGGCCAGACCTCCCAGACCGGCGGTGCCCCCACCGTCCGGCGCGTGGTCCGCGAGATCCAGTCGCTGATGCGGTCGGTCGCTGCCGCCGGTGACATCATCGATGCCGCCGACTCCCTCGCCCCGACCCACCCGGAACTGGCAGAGTTCCTCAGGGTGTACGGCGCCGGGCGCACCGCGGACGCGGTGGCGCACTACGAGGGGCACCAGAGCTAG
- a CDS encoding rhomboid family intramembrane serine protease — MDQQPPGGGDQSAAADGSLSCYRHSGREANIRCTRCERPICPECMIDASVGFQCPDCVRHGSGTGHGPAAGRPRTVAGGGITADPRLVTKILLAINVAVYLAVLARGTALVDELMLLGRAPTHYGGPLEGVAAGEWYRLVTSMFLHQEVWHIAFNMLGLWWLGGPLEAALGRARYLTLYMVSGLAGSALTYWLSAPEQGSLGASGAIFGLLGATAVLMRRLNYDMRPVLALLAVNLVITFNPWGGIAWQAHVGGLVAGTLMAIGMVHAPRERRALVQYGTCALVLAAVILIVVARTAALT, encoded by the coding sequence ATGGACCAGCAGCCGCCGGGAGGCGGTGACCAGTCCGCCGCCGCGGACGGCTCGCTCAGCTGCTACCGCCACTCCGGTCGCGAGGCGAACATCCGCTGCACCCGCTGCGAGCGCCCGATCTGCCCCGAGTGCATGATCGACGCCTCGGTCGGCTTCCAGTGCCCGGACTGTGTACGCCACGGTTCGGGTACGGGGCACGGACCGGCCGCCGGACGGCCGCGTACCGTCGCGGGCGGCGGCATTACCGCCGATCCCCGCCTCGTCACCAAGATCCTGCTCGCCATCAATGTCGCCGTGTACCTCGCGGTGCTGGCGAGGGGCACCGCGCTGGTGGACGAGCTGATGCTGCTCGGCCGGGCCCCGACCCACTACGGCGGTCCGCTCGAAGGCGTCGCGGCGGGCGAGTGGTACCGACTGGTGACGTCGATGTTCCTGCACCAGGAGGTGTGGCACATCGCGTTCAACATGCTGGGGCTGTGGTGGCTCGGCGGGCCGCTGGAAGCGGCGCTCGGCCGCGCCCGCTACCTCACGCTGTACATGGTCTCCGGCCTGGCCGGCAGTGCTCTCACCTACTGGCTCTCCGCGCCCGAGCAGGGTTCGCTCGGAGCCTCCGGGGCGATCTTCGGACTGCTGGGCGCCACCGCCGTGCTCATGCGCCGGCTCAACTACGACATGCGCCCGGTCCTCGCGCTGCTCGCGGTGAACCTGGTCATCACCTTCAACCCCTGGGGCGGGATCGCCTGGCAGGCGCATGTCGGCGGTCTGGTCGCGGGCACGCTGATGGCGATCGGCATGGTGCACGCCCCCCGAGAGCGGCGTGCGCTGGTGCAGTACGGCACCTGCGCCCTGGTGCTGGCGGCCGTGATCCTCATCGTCGTCGCCAGAACGGCCGCGCTCACCTGA